In Zhaonella formicivorans, one DNA window encodes the following:
- the rpmE gene encoding 50S ribosomal protein L31, with product MREGIHPKFEKTTITCACGNVIETASTKKDIKVEICSACHPFFTGTKSRIVEKGGRVERFKKRYGM from the coding sequence ATGAGAGAGGGTATTCACCCTAAATTTGAAAAAACAACTATTACCTGTGCTTGTGGCAATGTAATCGAGACTGCTTCCACTAAAAAAGATATTAAAGTAGAAATTTGTTCTGCTTGCCATCCTTTCTTCACCGGAACAAAGTCCCGCATAGTGGAAAAAGGTGGACGGGTCGAGCGTTTCAAAAAGAGATACGGAATGTAA